In Fundulus heteroclitus isolate FHET01 chromosome 16, MU-UCD_Fhet_4.1, whole genome shotgun sequence, a single genomic region encodes these proteins:
- the epn3a gene encoding epsin-3 isoform X1 → MQSSSLRRQMKNMVNNYTEAEIKVREATSNDPWGPSATLMAEISDLTFNVVAFTEVMGIVFKRLNDHGKNWRHVYKALTLLDYLVKTGSERVPKLCRDNIHTIQTLKDFQYIDRDGHDQGIHIREKAKRLVALLKDDGKLKSERSQAQKTKSRVGRSGAGYTGRHCEDATVNRCAGSPSFSSAPSSRLDPDLEQAIPGSTGEEELQLQLALAMSREESEKPPPTVDIDEQTQLQIAMRLSKEEAQKPVKRAPAPALELDEDAQLQLALSLSKEEHQQEQLTRRVDDESDLRKALEESKREMQGKTAFMDLVDIFAVPVEPPPSDIRWDSASHRTAAGAPDPWDSMDNVPRADSPWMVPPSNSPPPPWEPPAYPWDSVQDSVSIPRAQDWTSASTRVDPFLVPSDKTATQAAAAAAVREPPLQSASVSDADRFDDAMYGGHANLNGKEEDNADFLDMSSLRDSLASARSCRTPEAFLGPTAASLVDLDALIPTNPSAMTTNPFLAGAGASAAANPFQTEQPKVSLKDMSSSFVSPVPQSTSLPYSASLPLPTNHQGAAIPSSLTHPTPPGLELPMKLPEPLLPFSSAKDEEAAQINVNPFL, encoded by the exons ATGCAGAGCTCGTCGCTTCGCCGGCAGATGAAAAACATGGTCAACAACTACACGGAGGCAGAGATCAAGGTGCGAGAGGCCACCTCCAACGACCCCTGGGGGCCCTCAGCCACTCTCATGGCTGAAATTTCAGACTTGACCTTCAACGTGGTGGCTTTCACCGAAGTCATGGGAATCGTTTTCAAGAGGCTGAACGATCACGGCAAAAACTGGCGCCACGTTTACAAGGCGCTCACGCTCCTGGACTACCTGGTCAAAACGGGCTCCGAGCGCGTGCCCAAACTGTGCCGGGACAACATCCACACCATTCAGACGCTCAAGGACTTCCAGTACATCGACCGGGACGGGCACGACCAGGGCATCCACATCCGGGAGAAGGCCAAGCGGCTGGTGGCCCTGCTGAAGGACGACGGCAAGCTGAAGAGCGAGAGGAGCCAGGCACAGAAGACCAAGTCACGGGTGGGGAGAAGCGGCGCCGGATACACAGGACGCCACTGTGAGGACGCCACTGTGAACAGATGCGCGGGGTCGCCGTCGTTCAGCT CCGCCCCTTCGTCGCGACTCGACCCGGATCTCGAACAAGCCATTCCAGGGTCGACTGGAgaagaggagctgcagctgcagctggcTCTGGCTATGAGCCGAGAAGAAAGTGAAAAG CCACCTCCCACAGTGGACATTGATGAACAGACTCAGCTCCAGATCGCTATGAGACTCAGCAAAGAGGAGGCCCAGAAG CCAGTCAAGCGTGCACCTGCGCCCGCCCTGGAACTGGACGAGGACGCCCAGCTCCAATTAGCCCTGAGCCTCAGCAAGGAGGAGCACCAGCAG GAGCAGCTCACTCGCCGGGTAGATGACGAGTCTGACCTCCGAAAAGCTCTGGAGGAGAGCAAGCGCGAAATGCAGGGAAAA ACGGCCTTCATGGACCTGGTTGACATTTTTGCGGTACCAGTGGAGCCACCTCCCAGTGACATTCGCTGGGACAGTGCTTCACACCGGACGGCAGCTGGGGCCCCAGACCCCTGGGACTCCATGG ACAACGTCCCGAGAGCTGATTCTCCCTGGATGGTGCCACCTTCCAACAGCCCCCCACCACCGTGGGAACCGCCAGCGTACCCCTGGGATTCGGTGCAAGACAGCGTCTCCATCCCCAGGGCCCAGGACTGGACATCTG CCTCCACCAGAGTGGATCCGTTCTTAGTTCCGTCGGACAAAACAGCGActcaagcagcagcagcagcagcggtcaGGGAACCTCCACTTCAGAGTGCAAGCGTTTCAG ACGCCGATCGGTTCGATGACGCCATGTACGGTGGTCACGCGAACCTTAACGGTAAAGAAGAGGACAACGCTGACTTCCTTGATATGTCCAGTCTTAGAGACAGCCTCGCCAGCGCTCGCTCATGCAGGACGCCTGAGGCCTTCCTCGGGCCCACAGCGGCTTCCTTGGTAGACCTGGACGCGCTGATTCCCACAAACCCCTCAGCAATGACCACAAATCCGTTTTTAGcag gtGCCGGTGCTTCTGCAGCTGCCAATCCATTCCAAACCGAGCAGCCGAAGGTCAGCCTGAAGGACATGAGCTCCAGCTTCGTTTCTCCGGTTCCCCAAAGCACCTCTCTGCCGTACAGTGCCTCTCTGCCCCTGCCTACAAACCACCAGGGTGCCGCCATCCCTTCGTCGCTCACCCACCCCACTCCGCCTGGTCTGGAACTGCCGATGAAGCTCCCCGAGCCTCTGTTGCCCTTCTCCTCAGCCAAGGATGAGGAAGCTGCACAAATCAACGTCAACCCATTCCTGTAA
- the LOC118566299 gene encoding epsin-2-like → MQSSSLRRQMKNMVNNYTEAEIKVREATSNDPWGPSATLMAEISDLTFNVVAFTEVMGIVFKRLNDHGKNWRHVYKALTLLDYLVKTGSERVPKLCRDNIHTIQTLKDFQYIDRDGHDQGIHIREKAKRLVALLKDDGKLKSERSQAQKTKSRVGRSGAGYTGRHCEDATVNRCAGSPSFSCE, encoded by the coding sequence ATGCAGAGCTCGTCGCTTCGCCGGCAGATGAAAAACATGGTCAACAACTACACGGAGGCAGAGATCAAGGTGCGAGAGGCCACCTCCAACGACCCCTGGGGGCCCTCAGCCACTCTCATGGCTGAAATTTCAGACTTGACCTTCAACGTGGTGGCTTTCACCGAAGTCATGGGAATCGTTTTCAAGAGGCTGAACGATCACGGCAAAAACTGGCGCCACGTTTACAAGGCGCTCACGCTCCTGGACTACCTGGTCAAAACGGGCTCCGAGCGCGTGCCCAAACTGTGCCGGGACAACATCCACACCATTCAGACGCTCAAGGACTTCCAGTACATCGACCGGGACGGGCACGACCAGGGCATCCACATCCGGGAGAAGGCCAAGCGGCTGGTGGCCCTGCTGAAGGACGACGGCAAGCTGAAGAGCGAGAGGAGCCAGGCACAGAAGACCAAGTCACGGGTGGGGAGAAGCGGCGCCGGATACACAGGACGCCACTGTGAGGACGCCACTGTGAACAGATGCGCGGGGTCGCCGTCGTTCAGCTGTGAGTAG
- the fn3krp gene encoding ketosamine-3-kinase isoform X2, with protein sequence MEAKLKKELGTTMLKATGHAGGGCISEGQSYDTDHGRVFVKINHKTEAKLMFDGEMSSLETILKTETVKVPKPMKVLKTAWRAAGRSAPSQQKTDGQTKQRAANCKGAGQTEVAPVEKFGFGLNTCCGYIAQQNEWQSDWVLFYSQQRLQYQLNLVEKSYGDREARELWAKLQLKIPEFFTSVEIVPSLLHGDLWGGNVAECADGPVIFDPASFYGHSEYELAIAGMFGGFNSSFYSVYHDKIPQAPGFSQRSQLYQLFHYLNHWNHFGGGYRGSSIRIMKNLLK encoded by the exons ATGGAAGCTAAGTTAAAGAAAGAGCTGGGGACAACCATGCTGAAGGCAACTGGCCACGCAGGCGGTGGATGCATCAGTGAGGGCCAGAGTTACGATACTGATCATGGGAGAGTGTTTGTAAAGATCAATCATAAAACagag GCCAAGTTGATGTTTGATGGGGAGATGTCAAGCCTGGAAACCATTTTAAAGACAGAAACTGTCAAAGTCCCAAAGCCGATGAAG GTACTCAAAACAGCTTGGAGAGCAGCTGGCAGATCTGCACCTTCACAACAAAAGACAGAtggacaaacaaaacaaagagcagcaAACT GTAAAGGAGCAGGACAGACTGAGGTGGCTCCTGTTGAGaaatttggttttggtttaAATACATGCTGTGGATATATAGCACAG CAAAATGAGTGGCAGAGCGACTGGGTGCTGTTTTATTCCCAGCAGAGGCTGCAGTACCAACTGAACTTGGTGGAGAAATCGTATGGGGATCGGGAGGCCCGTGAGCTGTGGGCTAAACTACAG CTGAAGATCCCTGAGTTTTTCACCAGTGTGGAGATTGTCCCTTCCCTTCTCCATGGAGACTTATGGGGAGGCAACGTGGCAGAATGCGCAGATGGCCCAGTCATCTTTGACCCAGCTTCCTTCTATGGCCATTCGGAGTATGAACTGGCTATTGCGGGGATGTTTGGTGGCTTCAACAGCTCTTTTTACTCTGTTTATCACGATAAGATTCCTCAAGCACCAGGCTTTTCACAAAGAAGCCAGCTTTACCAACTCTTCCATTACCTGAATCACTGGAACCACTTTGGTGGTGGCTACAGAGGCTCTTCGATAAGGATAATGAAGAATTTGCTCAAATAG
- the fn3krp gene encoding ketosamine-3-kinase isoform X1 yields the protein MEAKLKKELGTTMLKATGHAGGGCISEGQSYDTDHGRVFVKINHKTEAKLMFDGEMSSLETILKTETVKVPKPMKVIELDTGGCVFVMEHLDMKSLNKYSKQLGEQLADLHLHNKRQMDKQNKEQQTVGKGAGQTEVAPVEKFGFGLNTCCGYIAQQNEWQSDWVLFYSQQRLQYQLNLVEKSYGDREARELWAKLQLKIPEFFTSVEIVPSLLHGDLWGGNVAECADGPVIFDPASFYGHSEYELAIAGMFGGFNSSFYSVYHDKIPQAPGFSQRSQLYQLFHYLNHWNHFGGGYRGSSIRIMKNLLK from the exons ATGGAAGCTAAGTTAAAGAAAGAGCTGGGGACAACCATGCTGAAGGCAACTGGCCACGCAGGCGGTGGATGCATCAGTGAGGGCCAGAGTTACGATACTGATCATGGGAGAGTGTTTGTAAAGATCAATCATAAAACagag GCCAAGTTGATGTTTGATGGGGAGATGTCAAGCCTGGAAACCATTTTAAAGACAGAAACTGTCAAAGTCCCAAAGCCGATGAAGGTGATTGAGCTTGACACAGGAGGCTGCGTGTTTGTGATGGAGCACCTGGACATGAAAAGCCTCAACAA GTACTCAAAACAGCTTGGAGAGCAGCTGGCAGATCTGCACCTTCACAACAAAAGACAGAtggacaaacaaaacaaagagcagcaAACTGTGg GTAAAGGAGCAGGACAGACTGAGGTGGCTCCTGTTGAGaaatttggttttggtttaAATACATGCTGTGGATATATAGCACAG CAAAATGAGTGGCAGAGCGACTGGGTGCTGTTTTATTCCCAGCAGAGGCTGCAGTACCAACTGAACTTGGTGGAGAAATCGTATGGGGATCGGGAGGCCCGTGAGCTGTGGGCTAAACTACAG CTGAAGATCCCTGAGTTTTTCACCAGTGTGGAGATTGTCCCTTCCCTTCTCCATGGAGACTTATGGGGAGGCAACGTGGCAGAATGCGCAGATGGCCCAGTCATCTTTGACCCAGCTTCCTTCTATGGCCATTCGGAGTATGAACTGGCTATTGCGGGGATGTTTGGTGGCTTCAACAGCTCTTTTTACTCTGTTTATCACGATAAGATTCCTCAAGCACCAGGCTTTTCACAAAGAAGCCAGCTTTACCAACTCTTCCATTACCTGAATCACTGGAACCACTTTGGTGGTGGCTACAGAGGCTCTTCGATAAGGATAATGAAGAATTTGCTCAAATAG
- the arl16 gene encoding ADP-ribosylation factor-like protein 16 yields the protein MGNCFTCHLRADRRKMGSKQVCLLLGATGVGKTLLLKRLQRISLHGSCEVDSPPSTLPTVGTNLTDLTMKKKKVTVREIGGCMGPIWPSYFQDCFSVIFMVDSANTVQISSSCIQLLSVLSAEPLSNAAVLILFNKRDMPCLMSLTEIKSLFRMDDIIASAPQPVTTLEVSARSGQGLQEVLSWLESVTVK from the exons ATGGGCAATTGCTTTACCTGCCACCTCCGCGCAGACAGACGCAAAATGGGCAGCAAACAAGTGTGCTTACTTCTTGGAGCAACTGGTGTTGGAAAGACTTTATTGCTTAAACGGCTACAGA GGATCAGTTTACATGGTTCATGTGAAGTAGACTCGCCTCCATCGACTCTTCCCACA GTAGGAACCAACCTCACAGACCTGACCATGAAAAAGAAGAAGGTGACGGTGAGGGAAATTGGCGGCTGCATGGGCCCTATTTGGCCCAGTTACTTCCAGGACTGCTTCTCTGTCATC TTCATGGTGGATTCCGCCAACACCGTTCAGATATCCTCCTCCTGTATCCAGCTGCTGTCCGTGCTCTCTGCTGAGCCTCTGAGCAACGCTGCTGTGCTTATTCTCTTCAACAAGAG GGATATGCCTTGCCTCATGAGCCTCACAGAGATAAAGTCATTGTTCAGAATGGATGACATCATTGCCTCGGCTCCGCAGCCTGTCACGACGCTGGAGGTCAGCGCCCGCTCTGGACAGGGTCTGCAAGAGGTGTTGAGCTGGCTGGAGTCCGTCACAGTCAAGTGA
- the epn3a gene encoding epsin-3 isoform X2, giving the protein MQSSSLRRQMKNMVNNYTEAEIKVREATSNDPWGPSATLMAEISDLTFNVVAFTEVMGIVFKRLNDHGKNWRHVYKALTLLDYLVKTGSERVPKLCRDNIHTIQTLKDFQYIDRDGHDQGIHIREKAKRLVALLKDDGKLKSERSQAQKTKSRVGRSGAGYTGRHCEDATVNRCAGSPSFSSAPSSRLDPDLEQAIPGSTGEEELQLQLALAMSREESEKPVKRAPAPALELDEDAQLQLALSLSKEEHQQEQLTRRVDDESDLRKALEESKREMQGKTAFMDLVDIFAVPVEPPPSDIRWDSASHRTAAGAPDPWDSMDNVPRADSPWMVPPSNSPPPPWEPPAYPWDSVQDSVSIPRAQDWTSASTRVDPFLVPSDKTATQAAAAAAVREPPLQSASVSDADRFDDAMYGGHANLNGKEEDNADFLDMSSLRDSLASARSCRTPEAFLGPTAASLVDLDALIPTNPSAMTTNPFLAGAGASAAANPFQTEQPKVSLKDMSSSFVSPVPQSTSLPYSASLPLPTNHQGAAIPSSLTHPTPPGLELPMKLPEPLLPFSSAKDEEAAQINVNPFL; this is encoded by the exons ATGCAGAGCTCGTCGCTTCGCCGGCAGATGAAAAACATGGTCAACAACTACACGGAGGCAGAGATCAAGGTGCGAGAGGCCACCTCCAACGACCCCTGGGGGCCCTCAGCCACTCTCATGGCTGAAATTTCAGACTTGACCTTCAACGTGGTGGCTTTCACCGAAGTCATGGGAATCGTTTTCAAGAGGCTGAACGATCACGGCAAAAACTGGCGCCACGTTTACAAGGCGCTCACGCTCCTGGACTACCTGGTCAAAACGGGCTCCGAGCGCGTGCCCAAACTGTGCCGGGACAACATCCACACCATTCAGACGCTCAAGGACTTCCAGTACATCGACCGGGACGGGCACGACCAGGGCATCCACATCCGGGAGAAGGCCAAGCGGCTGGTGGCCCTGCTGAAGGACGACGGCAAGCTGAAGAGCGAGAGGAGCCAGGCACAGAAGACCAAGTCACGGGTGGGGAGAAGCGGCGCCGGATACACAGGACGCCACTGTGAGGACGCCACTGTGAACAGATGCGCGGGGTCGCCGTCGTTCAGCT CCGCCCCTTCGTCGCGACTCGACCCGGATCTCGAACAAGCCATTCCAGGGTCGACTGGAgaagaggagctgcagctgcagctggcTCTGGCTATGAGCCGAGAAGAAAGTGAAAAG CCAGTCAAGCGTGCACCTGCGCCCGCCCTGGAACTGGACGAGGACGCCCAGCTCCAATTAGCCCTGAGCCTCAGCAAGGAGGAGCACCAGCAG GAGCAGCTCACTCGCCGGGTAGATGACGAGTCTGACCTCCGAAAAGCTCTGGAGGAGAGCAAGCGCGAAATGCAGGGAAAA ACGGCCTTCATGGACCTGGTTGACATTTTTGCGGTACCAGTGGAGCCACCTCCCAGTGACATTCGCTGGGACAGTGCTTCACACCGGACGGCAGCTGGGGCCCCAGACCCCTGGGACTCCATGG ACAACGTCCCGAGAGCTGATTCTCCCTGGATGGTGCCACCTTCCAACAGCCCCCCACCACCGTGGGAACCGCCAGCGTACCCCTGGGATTCGGTGCAAGACAGCGTCTCCATCCCCAGGGCCCAGGACTGGACATCTG CCTCCACCAGAGTGGATCCGTTCTTAGTTCCGTCGGACAAAACAGCGActcaagcagcagcagcagcagcggtcaGGGAACCTCCACTTCAGAGTGCAAGCGTTTCAG ACGCCGATCGGTTCGATGACGCCATGTACGGTGGTCACGCGAACCTTAACGGTAAAGAAGAGGACAACGCTGACTTCCTTGATATGTCCAGTCTTAGAGACAGCCTCGCCAGCGCTCGCTCATGCAGGACGCCTGAGGCCTTCCTCGGGCCCACAGCGGCTTCCTTGGTAGACCTGGACGCGCTGATTCCCACAAACCCCTCAGCAATGACCACAAATCCGTTTTTAGcag gtGCCGGTGCTTCTGCAGCTGCCAATCCATTCCAAACCGAGCAGCCGAAGGTCAGCCTGAAGGACATGAGCTCCAGCTTCGTTTCTCCGGTTCCCCAAAGCACCTCTCTGCCGTACAGTGCCTCTCTGCCCCTGCCTACAAACCACCAGGGTGCCGCCATCCCTTCGTCGCTCACCCACCCCACTCCGCCTGGTCTGGAACTGCCGATGAAGCTCCCCGAGCCTCTGTTGCCCTTCTCCTCAGCCAAGGATGAGGAAGCTGCACAAATCAACGTCAACCCATTCCTGTAA
- the rasd2 gene encoding GTP-binding protein Rhes — protein sequence MNTTEKFYLPVDGILEVFNSFTRHHQSRIAHPALQSTALVPRSQRPKVSNITKTGMGIIKTVKGCWRRQDKRAVTRRSSSSGHRQLSTDRLPKKPVDRTGLVAIKPKNCHRVVVLGAPRVGKTNILQRFLGEEFEEHYEPTIEDFYRKMFHIGGETYQVDLLDAASERDFPAKRRLSILTGDIFVIVFSLDDRDSLNEARDLLNEIKAAKAKLHKSNHPARLPAVVCANKADLDAQRVLSNSEIVDILGADASFFETSAKTGAGMEAVFMALAALGGLPDETSPSRHELIPIVTYQSLCIGKRGMRRRHSRGLGAPCAAVDPLARRPSFTSDLRLVLGSSTKHKKPEKCQIQ from the exons ATGAACACAACAGAGAAGTTCTACCTTCCCGTTGATGGCATCCTCGAGGTATTCAACTCTTTCACCAGGCATCACCAGTCACGAATTGCGCACCCTGCACTGCAGAGCACAGCTCTCGTCCCGCGATCCCAGCGCCCCAAAGTCTCAAACATAACGAAAACGGGCATGGGTATAATCAAAACGGTCAAAGGGTGCTGGAGACGGCAGGATAAGCGAGCGGTCACCCGCAGATCCTCGAGCTCCGGGCATCGGCAGTTGTCGACTGACCGACTCCCCAAAAAGCCGGTGGACCGGACAGGGTTGGTTGCGATCAAGCCCAAGAACTGCCACAGGGTAGTGGTTCTCGGGGCGCCCAGAGTGGGTAAAACCAACATCCTCCAGCGGTTCCTGGGGGAAGAATTTGAGGAGCACTATGAGCCTACTATCGAGGACTTTTATCGCAAGATGTTCCACATAGGAGGGGAAACATACCAGGTCGACTTGCTGGATGCGGCATCTGAGCGGGACTTCCCAGCCAAACGCAGGTTGTCCATACTGACAG GTGATATTTTTGTCATTGTCTTCAGTTTGGACGATAGAGACTCTTTGAATGAAGCCCGTGACTTGCTCAACGAAATTAAAGCCGCAAAGGCAAAACTGCACAAGTCCAACCACCCAGCAAGATTACCAGCGGTAGTGTGCGCCAATAAAGCGGACCTGGACGCACAGAGGGTCCTCAGCAACTCAGAGATTGTGGACATCCTCGGCGCGGACGCGTCATTCTTCGAGACCTCCGCTAAAACAGGCGCCGGGATGGAGGCTGTCTTCATGGCTCTCGCCGCTCTCGGCGGGCTGCCCGACGAGACCAGCCCGTCGCGGCATGAGCTCATCCCCATCGTGACCTACCAGTCGCTGTGCATCGGCAAGCGGGGCATGAGGAGGAGGCACTCGCGGGGACTCGGGGCACCCTGCGCCGCCGTGGATCCCCTTGCGCGCCGGCCGAGCTTCACCAGCGACCTGCGGCTGGTGCTTGGATCAAGCACCAAACACAAGAAACCCGAGAAGTGTCAGATTCAATGA